From Bifidobacterium sp. ESL0790, one genomic window encodes:
- a CDS encoding RES family NAD+ phosphorylase, whose translation MNDKTKFCCSNCFEKGLKDIVESAYDAKSPLGNCPYCGSSNVRLYELGKHDELQNALYNVISLYESGSKAGEPMSMILQKDWNIVSEKVETPSRLLLSLFASLFENGMVSKGFSTRKFRLRRSAEKPFVENGSWSSFAEHIKYKNRFHIPFIHLNSIQELLLGLVEDIPDADSNDLFYRGRITNSKTGFKKEEMGAPPKNLLAAAGRVNPSGIRELYLCHDRETVPYEVRATVPDYVSVGTFRCEKKRRVLNLSKIDQIVPDFTNLHALRLLAVNKPLLHDFAQEVAKPVSSNPNAELDYLPTQYIAEFVKSLNDTQTQQIDGVCFESTMYPSHMNYCFFDPDDWKCSEVETIQVKEIRIRTN comes from the coding sequence ATGAATGATAAAACGAAATTTTGTTGCAGCAACTGTTTCGAAAAAGGCTTGAAAGATATTGTTGAAAGTGCCTATGACGCGAAGAGTCCGTTGGGGAATTGTCCATACTGTGGTTCATCGAATGTTCGGTTGTACGAGCTTGGGAAACATGATGAACTGCAAAACGCACTTTACAATGTGATTAGTCTTTATGAGTCGGGTTCAAAGGCTGGAGAACCCATGTCAATGATTTTGCAAAAGGATTGGAATATTGTCAGCGAAAAGGTGGAAACTCCGTCCCGGCTTCTTCTTTCTTTGTTCGCTTCGTTATTCGAAAACGGAATGGTTTCGAAAGGTTTTTCTACGCGAAAATTTAGGCTAAGGCGTTCAGCAGAGAAACCGTTTGTAGAAAATGGCAGCTGGAGCTCCTTCGCAGAACATATCAAATACAAAAATCGTTTCCATATCCCGTTCATACATCTAAATTCGATACAGGAGTTGTTGCTAGGTCTTGTAGAGGATATTCCCGATGCTGATTCGAATGATCTCTTTTACCGTGGCAGGATTACCAACAGCAAAACCGGTTTCAAAAAAGAAGAGATGGGAGCTCCTCCTAAAAATTTGTTGGCAGCTGCAGGAAGAGTTAATCCGTCGGGGATAAGAGAATTGTATCTCTGCCATGATAGGGAGACGGTGCCTTATGAGGTCAGAGCTACGGTTCCCGATTATGTGAGTGTGGGAACATTTAGGTGCGAAAAGAAGAGAAGGGTGCTTAATCTCTCCAAAATTGATCAGATTGTTCCGGATTTTACTAATCTGCATGCTTTAAGATTGCTTGCTGTTAACAAACCTTTATTGCATGATTTCGCTCAGGAGGTTGCGAAACCTGTCAGTTCTAATCCGAATGCTGAACTCGACTATCTCCCAACGCAATATATTGCTGAGTTTGTCAAATCTTTGAATGATACGCAAACGCAACAGATCGATGGAGTTTGTTTCGAAAGTACCATGTATCCTTCTCACATGAATTATTGCTTTTTTGATCCAGATGATTGGAAATGTTCTGAGGTTGAGACAATTCAAGTTAAAGAAATTCGCATTCGAACGAATTGA
- the rpoB gene encoding DNA-directed RNA polymerase subunit beta yields the protein MAENKLKTNTTQVIARADEHDIKVHKASDRVNFGSIREPIDVPYLLGVQTDSFDWLIGNERWKKRAEADIKAGTNEVAHTSGLEEVFNEISPIENFAQTMSLTFSDPYFEEPRHTVQECKEKDYTYSAPLYVNAEFENGDTGEIKSQTVFMGDFPLQTPHGTFIIGGTERVIVSQLVRSPGVYFDRTPDRTSDKEIFGAKIIPSRGAWLEFEIDKRDVLGVRVDRKRKQSAIVFLMAIGMTKQEIAKSFKDYPLVIDALNKETIETQDEALTDLYRKIRPADTPTPEAGKNLLESFYFNTHRYDLARVGRYKINRKLGLEAEPTDRSLSREDIIATIKYLVALHAGDKTFPGKRDGKDVDLRVDVDDIDHFGNRRIRQVGELIQNQLRTGLSRMERVVRERMTTQDAEAITPQSLINIRPVNATIKEFFGTSQLSQFMDQNNPLSGVTNKRRLSALGPGGLSRDRASMEVRDVHPSHFGRMCPIESPEGPNIGLIGSLATFGRVNPFGFIETPYRKVVDGHVTNDIEYMTADQDTDHVIAQANQELDDNGDFVSKTALVRSAAGEAEDVPVSQVDYMDVSPRQMVSVGASLIPFLEHDEGHRALMGTNMQRQAVPLVQSERPLVGTGSEWRTAYDSGDTILAEKPGVVSYVSADIIRVANDDGTQSSYKLAKFQRSNQTTNYNQRPLIKDGERVERGSVLADGPATQKGDLALGKNVLVAFMPWNGYNYEDAVIISQRLVKDDTYSSIHIEEYEIDARDTKLGAEEITRDLPNVGEDAVANLDERGIIRIGAEVEAGDILVGKVTPKGETELTPEERLLRAIFGEKSREVRDTSLRVPHGETGTVISIKEITRDEAEDDGDELPNGVNSMIRVYIAQHRKITVGDKMSGRHGNKGCISRILPEEDMPFLPDGTPIDIMLNPLGVPSRMNLGQVLELHLGWIAHAGWDIKLDPDLEAEWKKYVPQGAEHGDPGTPVATPVFDGVRPDVIQGLLRSTLPDRDGNKLVGEDGKATLYDGRTGEPFPKPISVGYMYMLKLHHLVDDKIHARSTGPYSMITQQPLGGKAQFGGQRFGEMEVWALEAYGAAYTLHEMMTTKSDDVDGRVRAYGAIVKGENLPPAGIPESFKVLLKEMQSLSLNVEVLNADGVAIDLNDAEDDPTSSSHDLGFNIGARPDAAAKDDQAAPQPEYR from the coding sequence TTGGCTGAAAACAAGCTCAAGACGAACACCACACAAGTCATCGCACGCGCCGACGAGCACGACATCAAGGTGCATAAGGCGAGCGACCGTGTGAATTTCGGTTCCATCAGGGAACCCATTGATGTGCCCTACCTTCTGGGTGTGCAGACCGACAGCTTTGATTGGCTCATCGGCAACGAGCGCTGGAAGAAGCGGGCCGAGGCCGACATCAAGGCGGGCACCAACGAGGTGGCCCACACCTCCGGCCTGGAGGAGGTCTTCAACGAGATCTCCCCGATCGAGAACTTCGCGCAGACCATGAGCCTGACCTTCTCCGACCCCTACTTCGAGGAGCCGCGCCACACGGTGCAGGAGTGCAAGGAGAAGGACTACACCTACTCCGCGCCGCTCTACGTCAACGCCGAGTTCGAGAACGGCGACACCGGCGAGATCAAGAGCCAGACCGTCTTCATGGGCGACTTCCCGCTGCAGACCCCGCACGGCACCTTCATCATCGGCGGCACCGAGCGCGTCATCGTCTCGCAGCTCGTGCGTTCCCCGGGCGTCTACTTCGACCGCACCCCCGACCGCACCAGCGACAAGGAGATCTTCGGCGCGAAGATCATCCCGTCGCGCGGCGCATGGCTCGAGTTCGAGATCGACAAGCGTGACGTGCTGGGCGTGCGCGTGGACCGCAAGCGCAAGCAGTCCGCCATCGTCTTCCTCATGGCCATCGGCATGACCAAGCAGGAGATCGCCAAGTCGTTCAAGGATTACCCGCTCGTCATCGATGCGCTCAACAAGGAGACCATCGAGACGCAGGACGAGGCCCTCACCGACCTCTACCGCAAGATCCGCCCGGCGGACACCCCGACCCCCGAGGCCGGCAAGAACCTGCTCGAGTCCTTCTACTTCAACACCCACCGCTACGACCTCGCCCGCGTGGGCCGCTACAAGATTAACCGCAAGCTGGGCCTCGAGGCCGAGCCGACCGACCGCAGCCTGAGCCGCGAGGACATCATCGCCACCATCAAGTACCTGGTGGCCCTGCACGCCGGCGACAAGACCTTCCCAGGCAAGCGTGACGGCAAGGACGTTGACCTTCGCGTGGACGTCGACGATATCGACCACTTCGGCAACCGTCGTATACGCCAGGTCGGCGAGCTCATCCAGAACCAGCTGCGCACCGGCCTGAGCCGTATGGAGCGCGTGGTTCGTGAGCGCATGACCACCCAGGACGCCGAGGCCATCACCCCGCAGTCCCTGATCAACATCCGCCCCGTGAACGCGACGATCAAGGAGTTCTTCGGAACCTCCCAGCTCTCGCAGTTCATGGACCAGAACAACCCGCTTTCCGGCGTGACCAACAAGCGTCGTCTCTCCGCGCTGGGCCCCGGCGGCCTCTCGCGTGACCGCGCCTCCATGGAGGTCCGCGACGTCCACCCGTCCCACTTCGGACGTATGTGCCCGATTGAGTCCCCTGAGGGCCCGAACATCGGCCTCATCGGCTCGCTGGCGACCTTCGGGCGCGTCAACCCGTTCGGCTTCATCGAGACCCCGTACCGCAAGGTCGTCGATGGTCATGTGACCAACGACATCGAGTACATGACCGCCGACCAGGACACCGACCACGTCATCGCCCAGGCCAACCAGGAGCTTGACGACAATGGCGACTTCGTCTCCAAGACCGCGCTGGTCCGTTCCGCCGCGGGCGAGGCCGAGGATGTGCCGGTCAGCCAGGTGGACTACATGGACGTCTCCCCGCGCCAGATGGTCTCCGTCGGCGCCTCGCTGATTCCGTTCCTCGAGCACGACGAGGGCCACCGAGCACTGATGGGCACCAACATGCAGCGTCAGGCCGTCCCGCTCGTGCAGAGCGAGCGCCCGCTGGTGGGCACCGGCTCCGAATGGCGCACAGCCTACGATTCCGGCGACACCATCCTGGCCGAGAAGCCCGGCGTGGTCAGCTACGTCTCCGCCGATATCATCCGCGTGGCCAATGACGATGGCACCCAGTCGAGCTACAAGCTCGCCAAGTTCCAGCGTTCCAACCAGACCACCAACTACAACCAGAGGCCGCTAATCAAGGACGGCGAGCGCGTCGAGCGCGGCAGCGTGCTGGCCGACGGCCCCGCCACCCAGAAGGGCGACCTGGCCCTGGGCAAGAACGTGCTGGTCGCGTTCATGCCTTGGAACGGCTATAACTACGAGGACGCCGTCATCATCTCGCAGCGCCTGGTGAAGGACGACACCTATTCCTCCATCCACATCGAGGAATACGAAATCGACGCCCGCGACACCAAGCTCGGTGCCGAGGAGATCACCCGCGACCTGCCGAACGTCGGCGAGGACGCGGTGGCCAACTTGGACGAGCGCGGCATCATCCGCATCGGCGCCGAGGTCGAGGCCGGCGACATCCTGGTCGGCAAGGTCACCCCGAAGGGCGAGACCGAGCTGACCCCCGAGGAGCGCCTGCTTCGCGCCATCTTCGGCGAGAAGAGCCGTGAGGTGCGCGACACCTCCCTGCGCGTGCCCCACGGCGAGACCGGCACGGTCATCTCCATCAAGGAGATCACCCGCGACGAGGCCGAGGACGACGGCGACGAGCTGCCCAACGGCGTCAACTCGATGATCCGCGTCTACATCGCCCAGCACCGCAAGATCACGGTGGGCGACAAGATGTCCGGCCGCCACGGCAACAAGGGCTGCATCTCCCGCATCCTTCCGGAAGAGGATATGCCGTTCCTGCCCGATGGCACCCCGATCGACATCATGCTCAACCCTCTGGGTGTGCCTAGCCGAATGAACCTGGGCCAGGTCCTCGAGCTGCACTTGGGCTGGATCGCCCACGCCGGCTGGGACATCAAGCTCGACCCGGATCTCGAGGCCGAATGGAAGAAGTACGTGCCGCAGGGCGCCGAGCATGGCGACCCGGGCACCCCGGTGGCCACCCCCGTCTTCGACGGCGTGCGCCCCGATGTCATCCAGGGCCTGCTGCGCAGCACCCTGCCCGACCGCGACGGCAACAAGCTCGTCGGCGAGGACGGCAAGGCGACGCTCTACGACGGCCGCACCGGCGAGCCGTTCCCGAAGCCGATCTCGGTGGGCTACATGTACATGCTCAAGCTGCACCACCTCGTGGACGACAAGATCCACGCGCGTTCCACCGGCCCGTACTCCATGATCACCCAGCAGCCGCTGGGCGGCAAGGCACAGTTCGGTGGCCAGCGCTTCGGCGAGATGGAGGTGTGGGCCCTCGAGGCCTACGGCGCCGCCTACACGCTGCATGAGATGATGACCACCAAGTCCGATGACGTCGACGGCCGCGTGCGCGCCTACGGTGCCATCGTCAAGGGCGAGAACCTGCCGCCGGCAGGCATCCCGGAGTCCTTCAAGGTGTTGCTCAAGGAGATGCAGTCGCTCTCCCTGAACGTCGAGGTGCTGAACGCCGATGGTGTGGCGATCGACCTCAACGACGCCGAGGACGACCCCACCTCATCCTCGCATGATCTCGGCTTCAACATCGGCGCCCGCCCGGACGCCGCCGCGAAGGACGATCAGGCCGCGCCTCAGCCGGAGTATCGCTGA
- a CDS encoding DNA-directed RNA polymerase subunit beta' produces the protein MLDVNAFDKLRIGLATTEDIHNWSYGEVKKPETINYRTLKPEKDGLFGEQIFGPTRDWECACGKYKRVRFKGIVCERCGVEVTKSRVRRERMGHIELAAPVTHIWFFKGVPSRLGYLLDIAPKDLEKVIYFAAYMVTKVDDEQRHQDLPDLTEEFETEIARIQKRRDSEIEERAKKVETDLAELEASGEAKGSAKTKLRNSAEREMAAIRQRYDDQVQRLTAVFDRFKTLEPGDMEGDVDLWQEMCDRYGDYFEGCMGAEAIKKRLQDFDLEAAAKQLREEIDTGSGQRKARALKRLKVVNAFLTTDNKPEAMVLDAIPVIPPDLRPMVQLDGGRFATSDLNDLYRRVINRNNRLKRLIELGAPEIMLNNEKRMLQEAVDSLFDNGRRGRPVTGASNRPLKSLSDMLKGKQGRFRQNLLGKRVDYSGRSVIVVGPSLRMHQCGLPKPMALELFKPFVIKKLVEQNYAQNMKSAKRLVDRQDASVWDVLEDVISEHPVLLNRAPTLHRLGIQAFEPILVEGKAIHLPPLACAAFNADFDGDQMAVHLPLSVEAQAEARSLMMASDNILKPADGHTVTMPSQDMILGLYYLSSVIEGAKGQGRVLGSIEELRMAVDRHDVDVQAKVLVRLPKDFVLPTDWEPAELKVVDPEPGSPDVVKEERFKDGSVLFATSYGRLQFNKTLPTDYPYINEQVAKGKLSTIVDDIATRYSTAQVAATLDALKDLGFTRAPWSGVTMSFSDIVEPPERLDIIHDYEGQADKVNDQYEMGLLTEEERRQELINLWTECTDKVADAMRDNFKDDNNVNIMVQSGARGNWMQIRQISGMRGLVANPKGEIIPRPVKSNYREGLSVLEYFISQHGARKGLADTALRTAESGYLTRRLVDVAQEVIVREEDCGTKRGLPIKIADHDEDGNLVLVKDADGGPYSRLLAADVIDPKDGKTVLYKRDEALSMDVLRDMVAHGVEEVKARSVLTCESKRGVCAKCYGWSLATNRLVDVGEAIGVVAAQSIGEPGTQLTLRSFHSGGVASASDITQGLPRVTELFEARTPKGEAPIAEYPGTVKVEDTDHGRQVTLTPDDQNVEPITYPVTRRAPLMVKDGEHIETGTQLIEGSVDPKKVLRILGPRAAQVNIVEGVHDVYRSQGVDIHDKHLEVIVHQMLRRITVIDSGDTKLLPGELVDQTKFKDANMEAVKAGGKPAAGRPELLGITKASLATDSWLSAASFQETTRVLTEAALEQKSDELKGLKENVIIGKLIPAGTGLARYRNATVEPDKAIRDTIYPNFGLGDDENGELGEGGLDDVDFSNIDFGDLKLGDDFNPDDFLDDQGGQADLGGLPDGDTNA, from the coding sequence GTGCTGGACGTCAACGCATTTGACAAATTGAGGATCGGCCTGGCCACCACCGAGGATATCCACAACTGGAGCTACGGCGAGGTCAAGAAGCCGGAAACCATCAACTATAGAACACTGAAGCCCGAGAAGGACGGCCTCTTCGGCGAGCAGATCTTCGGACCCACCCGCGACTGGGAGTGCGCCTGCGGCAAATACAAGCGCGTGCGTTTCAAGGGCATCGTCTGCGAGCGCTGCGGGGTGGAGGTCACCAAGTCCCGCGTGCGCCGTGAGCGCATGGGCCACATCGAGCTGGCCGCCCCGGTCACCCACATCTGGTTCTTCAAGGGTGTGCCGAGCCGCTTGGGCTACCTGCTCGACATCGCGCCGAAGGATTTGGAGAAGGTCATCTACTTCGCGGCCTACATGGTCACCAAGGTGGACGACGAGCAGCGTCACCAGGACCTGCCCGACCTCACCGAGGAATTCGAGACCGAGATCGCGCGCATCCAGAAGCGCCGCGATTCCGAGATCGAGGAGCGCGCCAAGAAGGTCGAGACCGACCTGGCCGAACTCGAGGCCAGCGGCGAGGCCAAGGGCAGCGCCAAGACCAAGCTGCGCAACTCCGCCGAGCGTGAGATGGCGGCCATCCGCCAGCGCTACGACGACCAGGTGCAGCGCCTGACCGCCGTGTTCGACCGGTTCAAGACCCTTGAGCCCGGCGACATGGAGGGCGACGTCGACCTGTGGCAGGAGATGTGCGACCGCTACGGCGATTACTTCGAGGGCTGCATGGGCGCCGAGGCGATCAAGAAGCGCCTGCAGGACTTCGACCTCGAGGCCGCGGCCAAGCAGCTGCGCGAGGAGATCGACACCGGCTCTGGCCAGCGCAAGGCCCGCGCCCTCAAGCGTCTGAAGGTCGTCAACGCCTTCCTCACGACCGACAACAAGCCGGAGGCCATGGTGCTCGACGCCATCCCGGTCATCCCTCCGGACCTGCGCCCGATGGTGCAGCTGGACGGCGGCCGTTTCGCCACCTCCGATCTGAACGACCTCTACCGTCGTGTGATCAATCGCAACAACCGTTTGAAGAGGCTCATCGAGCTCGGCGCCCCCGAGATCATGCTCAACAACGAGAAGCGCATGCTCCAGGAGGCCGTCGACTCGCTGTTCGACAACGGCCGTCGTGGCCGCCCGGTCACCGGCGCCTCGAACCGCCCGCTGAAGTCCCTGAGCGACATGCTCAAGGGTAAGCAGGGCCGTTTCCGCCAGAACCTCTTGGGCAAGCGTGTGGATTATTCCGGCCGTTCCGTGATCGTGGTCGGCCCGTCGCTCCGCATGCACCAGTGCGGCCTGCCCAAGCCGATGGCCCTGGAGCTCTTCAAACCCTTCGTCATCAAGAAGCTCGTGGAGCAGAACTACGCGCAGAACATGAAGAGCGCCAAGCGCCTCGTCGATCGCCAGGACGCGTCCGTCTGGGACGTGCTCGAGGACGTCATCAGCGAGCACCCCGTGCTCCTCAACCGTGCGCCTACGCTGCACAGGCTGGGCATCCAGGCCTTCGAGCCGATTCTGGTCGAGGGCAAGGCCATCCACCTGCCGCCGCTCGCTTGCGCCGCATTCAACGCGGACTTCGATGGCGACCAGATGGCCGTCCACCTGCCGCTGAGCGTCGAGGCGCAGGCCGAGGCCCGAAGCCTGATGATGGCATCCGACAACATCCTGAAGCCCGCTGACGGCCACACCGTCACCATGCCTTCGCAGGATATGATCCTGGGCCTCTACTACCTCTCGAGCGTCATCGAGGGCGCGAAGGGCCAGGGCCGCGTGCTCGGCTCCATCGAGGAGCTGCGCATGGCCGTCGACCGCCACGATGTGGACGTGCAGGCCAAGGTGCTGGTGCGCCTGCCCAAGGACTTCGTGCTGCCCACCGATTGGGAGCCCGCCGAACTCAAGGTCGTCGACCCCGAGCCCGGCAGCCCGGACGTGGTCAAGGAGGAGCGGTTCAAGGACGGCTCCGTGCTCTTCGCCACCTCCTACGGCCGCCTGCAGTTCAACAAGACCCTGCCCACCGACTACCCGTACATCAACGAGCAGGTCGCCAAGGGCAAGCTCTCCACGATCGTCGACGACATCGCCACGCGTTACTCCACCGCCCAGGTGGCCGCCACGCTGGACGCCCTGAAGGACCTCGGCTTCACCCGCGCTCCTTGGTCGGGCGTCACCATGTCGTTCTCCGACATCGTTGAGCCTCCCGAGCGTCTCGACATCATCCACGACTACGAGGGCCAGGCCGACAAGGTCAACGACCAGTACGAGATGGGTCTGTTGACCGAGGAGGAGCGTCGCCAGGAGCTCATCAACCTCTGGACCGAATGCACCGACAAGGTCGCGGACGCCATGCGCGACAACTTCAAGGACGACAACAACGTCAACATCATGGTGCAGTCCGGCGCCCGAGGCAACTGGATGCAGATTCGCCAGATTTCCGGCATGCGAGGCCTGGTGGCCAACCCGAAGGGCGAGATCATCCCCCGACCGGTCAAGTCGAACTACCGTGAGGGCCTCTCCGTGCTGGAGTACTTCATCTCGCAGCACGGCGCCCGCAAGGGCCTGGCCGACACCGCGCTTCGTACCGCGGAATCCGGCTACCTCACCCGTCGTCTCGTCGACGTGGCCCAGGAGGTCATCGTCCGCGAGGAGGATTGCGGCACCAAGCGTGGTCTGCCCATCAAGATCGCCGACCACGACGAGGACGGCAACCTGGTGCTCGTCAAGGACGCCGACGGTGGTCCTTACTCCCGTCTGCTCGCGGCCGACGTCATCGACCCGAAGGACGGCAAGACCGTGCTCTACAAGCGCGACGAGGCCCTCTCGATGGACGTGCTGCGCGACATGGTCGCCCACGGCGTCGAGGAGGTCAAGGCCCGCTCCGTGCTGACCTGCGAGTCCAAGCGCGGCGTGTGCGCCAAGTGCTACGGCTGGTCGCTGGCCACCAATCGCCTGGTCGACGTCGGCGAGGCTATCGGTGTGGTCGCCGCCCAGTCCATCGGCGAGCCTGGCACGCAGCTGACGCTCCGTTCCTTCCACTCCGGCGGTGTGGCTTCGGCTTCCGATATCACCCAGGGTCTTCCCCGTGTCACCGAGCTTTTCGAGGCCCGTACGCCTAAGGGCGAGGCGCCGATCGCGGAGTATCCGGGCACCGTCAAGGTGGAGGACACCGACCACGGCCGCCAGGTCACGCTGACCCCCGACGACCAGAACGTCGAGCCGATCACCTACCCGGTGACCCGTCGCGCGCCGCTGATGGTCAAGGACGGCGAGCACATCGAGACCGGCACCCAACTCATCGAGGGCTCCGTCGACCCGAAGAAGGTGCTGCGCATCCTCGGACCGCGTGCCGCACAGGTCAACATCGTCGAGGGCGTGCACGACGTGTACCGCTCGCAGGGCGTGGATATCCACGACAAGCACCTCGAGGTCATCGTCCACCAGATGCTTCGCCGCATCACGGTGATCGATTCCGGCGACACCAAGCTGCTGCCCGGCGAGCTCGTCGACCAGACGAAGTTCAAGGACGCCAACATGGAGGCCGTGAAGGCCGGTGGCAAGCCCGCCGCGGGCCGTCCGGAGCTCCTGGGCATCACCAAGGCCTCGCTGGCCACCGATTCCTGGCTCTCCGCCGCTTCGTTCCAGGAGACCACCCGTGTCTTGACGGAGGCCGCCTTGGAGCAGAAGTCCGACGAGCTCAAGGGCTTGAAGGAGAACGTCATCATCGGCAAGCTCATCCCCGCCGGCACCGGTCTGGCCCGCTATCGCAACGCGACGGTGGAGCCCGACAAGGCCATCCGCGACACCATCTACCCGAACTTCGGCCTGGGTGATGACGAGAACGGCGAGCTTGGCGAGGGCGGCCTGGACGATGTGGACTTCTCCAACATCGACTTTGGCGACCTGAAGCTCGGCGACGACTTCAACCCCGACGATTTCCTCGACGACCAGGGAGGCCAGGCCGATCTCGGCGGGCTGCCCGACGGCGACACCAACGCCTGA
- a CDS encoding FHA domain-containing protein gives MVQEAVAATPVEKPAPVTAESQVSSKASNKANNGNEGGASAGPAVNAAGDIEDWDGTVLSSSFMGKSPNKGYHLHNDATGQDILLDRSTLLGRHVSATVPEGAVSVKLTDPTRTVSRNHAAISFDKDGTLWIEDYGSLNGTYVIEGDHEKQIKGKPMQLSVPSTLRIGDQFFKLTE, from the coding sequence ATTGTGCAAGAAGCCGTTGCCGCCACCCCTGTCGAAAAGCCGGCGCCGGTGACGGCCGAGTCGCAGGTCTCCTCGAAGGCCAGTAACAAGGCCAATAACGGCAACGAAGGCGGTGCGTCCGCTGGCCCCGCGGTCAACGCGGCCGGCGACATCGAGGATTGGGACGGTACCGTGCTCTCCTCCTCGTTCATGGGCAAGTCGCCCAACAAGGGCTATCACCTACACAACGACGCCACCGGGCAAGACATCCTGCTCGACCGCAGCACGCTGCTGGGGCGCCACGTCTCCGCGACGGTTCCCGAGGGGGCCGTCTCGGTCAAGCTCACCGACCCGACGCGCACCGTCTCGCGCAACCACGCGGCAATCAGTTTCGACAAGGACGGCACGCTGTGGATCGAGGACTACGGTTCGCTCAACGGCACCTACGTCATCGAGGGCGACCATGAGAAGCAGATCAAGGGCAAGCCTATGCAGCTGTCGGTGCCTTCGACGTTGCGCATCGGCGACCAGTTCTTCAAGCTCACCGAATAG
- a CDS encoding serine/threonine-protein phosphatase, translating into MKVSRIHTAIGSDIGNKRRNNQDNGLAALGVYVVCDGMGGGVGGERASGLAVKHLAALASKPARDRADIEATLQAAQDDTLELGDELGGVAGTTATGLVSPRIPSDDAEADGRLDPALWYVINVGDSRTYHLDRRPDGISVADSICQVTTDHSQRQEAIDSGLMLPEVANATIPRNIITQCVGSPDGIDPDFFAVDPVGRFVVCSDGLHSLVEEHEIGEICEANPDPQDTVTALITAALDAGGDDNVTVIVVDIDADEAQAGQSAETANPAMGSPKEPWHASKLDRGEDLGTISDITLDGLRT; encoded by the coding sequence ATGAAGGTTTCGCGCATCCATACCGCCATCGGCAGCGACATAGGCAACAAACGACGCAACAACCAAGACAACGGGTTGGCGGCACTTGGGGTCTATGTGGTGTGCGACGGCATGGGCGGCGGCGTCGGAGGCGAACGGGCCAGCGGGCTCGCCGTCAAGCATCTGGCCGCGCTGGCCAGCAAGCCCGCCCGCGACCGAGCCGACATCGAGGCCACATTGCAGGCGGCCCAGGACGACACCCTCGAGCTCGGCGATGAGCTGGGAGGCGTGGCCGGCACCACCGCCACCGGGCTCGTCTCGCCCCGCATTCCCAGCGACGACGCCGAAGCGGACGGCCGGCTCGACCCCGCACTTTGGTACGTCATCAACGTGGGCGACTCGCGCACCTACCATCTCGACCGGCGGCCCGACGGCATCAGCGTGGCCGATTCCATCTGCCAGGTGACCACCGACCATTCCCAGCGCCAGGAGGCCATCGACTCCGGGCTGATGCTGCCCGAAGTGGCCAACGCCACCATCCCCCGCAACATCATCACCCAGTGCGTCGGCTCCCCCGACGGCATCGACCCCGATTTCTTCGCCGTCGACCCGGTGGGCAGGTTCGTGGTCTGCTCCGACGGTCTGCACTCGCTGGTCGAGGAGCATGAGATCGGCGAGATATGCGAGGCCAACCCCGACCCGCAGGACACGGTGACCGCGCTCATCACGGCGGCGCTCGACGCGGGCGGCGACGACAACGTCACCGTCATCGTCGTGGACATCGACGCCGACGAGGCGCAGGCCGGGCAATCCGCCGAAACCGCCAATCCTGCTATGGGCTCCCCAAAGGAGCCGTGGCACGCCTCGAAGCTCGACCGTGGAGAGGACCTCGGTACCATCAGCGACATCACCCTCGACGGGCTGAGGACCTGA